The Acanthopagrus latus isolate v.2019 chromosome 20, fAcaLat1.1, whole genome shotgun sequence genomic sequence AATTCTGTaaccccctctctcttttttccccgtTTCGTCAGGGCGTGGTCGGTCGGGAGCCGTTCCCCTTACCTTCAACTCCCGCTCACGCCTGCATAGACCCCTCGGAGAGTTACTACGAGGAGGCTCAGCCCTACGGGGAGGCCTTCAATGGTAAGAACTGGCAGCTCAGACACAAACTCTGCATACATAAATCTGATATATGACCAAACATGTTAGCTTTATATAGAGAATATATAGTGGGtcagattttacttttttttctgtgcatttcAGGCTCACTTTCTGTTCTGTCTACAGTTTTAAAAGTCAAGATTCAGAGAAGTAAATGTTAGAATTAGTCATTACCAagagcttaaaaaaaagtttaaataagcTGCTGAAAATTTCTGGCTCGTGTTCGTTTCCTGGAATTTGTAATCAAATCGCCCTGGCTCAAGAattttttcacagcaaaaagCCCAGCTGATGGATTGTCCAATTAAATACTTGATACTCTCCTCGCTGTGAAAGGAGAATATCTGCAGTCGCATTGTGAAAGAGGAAGTGTTCCTTTTGTTTGACGAACGTCGTTTGACGCCGTGTCGTCACGGAAAAGCTGGTGGTTCACCAGGTAAAAAATGTGTGGAAGTGAGGCATTAAACTTTAACTCACTTAAAGGTGTAACTATGAACTTTTATCTGGTTATGACAGTTTCTAAATACTACtgcacagaagaaaacaaaactaaaactactTTCAATGCAGTTGTTTATCTTGCACAGCCACAAAAAGAtacctcacctcacctcatcCTCAACGTATGGAGAACAAAAGCTGACAAATTAAGAAATTAATAAAGAGTCATTTAAAAggctaaataaatgaatcaatatgCCATATAATGCACCAGAAATAAATTTAAGAAATAAATGTAGGCATTCGTTGATAAATAAATTGGGACATAAACAGATGTCTCAGCTCCATTTTGCCTAAGATGTAAACTTGAAAGGGAAAGTAGATCAATACCGAGGTgcattaaagcagaaatatctatttattatgtttttttagatatatctatatacacattgtatttattgattaattgatagATTTAGTTTAAGTATcaattttggtgcatttaatgacacatttcattATGAACTTGATCTCTTTATACTAGACTCTTTATAAAAGGAGATGCCTGGCATCAAAATATACTTTAAGTACCAAATGTTAAAGTTCTTATTGAACAGTATGGCCCATTTCagaatattatattatatataattaatattGGACATTAATTACTGATGCATTCGCATGTTTAACACTTTGATGTTGAAGCTGGCAAAAGTTGTTTAACTacgttgcattttttttatctgctggGTGTTGAATTTCCACTCAGGGATTAAGAAAGCgttattttattataatactGCATCATAATTAATTTGATAATATTTTACATTGTTAATCTAAATCTCTCAGTAGATCTGAAACTGTGCAATGTTTCCCTCTGAATTGAATTGTACCTCAAACTTACAAACAGCACTTAAGTTAATGTAAATGTCTTTCCACTGCTGTGATCTTGTGGTATTTCACATATATATGTTAACAATAAGTTCCGACCAAAACTGCTGCGTCTGTTCTTCAGAAAAACCCGAACCTTTAAGCTGTTAACCATAATAGAAAAAGGCTGAGACTCTCTACAGgaaaaaatatctggttttctGAGAAAGCGGTTACTAGCACTGCAAGACATACGCCATGTGTCGGGCTGGggtaaatacatttgaatatgtgtgtgtgtgtgtgtgtgtatatatcacTATAGCACAGCCACTGAGAatactgtcagtgtgtgtgacgtgtgtcAGTGGACGCATGTTATCATTTTCACAGCCTCACCTGATCATCTCTGACGTAAGCAATAAACATACTTTTGGTTATTTGCAAGTAATGACACATTATGATGAGGTTGATCAGGCACAATTCCTGCATCCTCAAAGTTCTGCGTAAAAGCCCGAAGAATTGTCAAGGATTTTGGAAAGGTGGCCTATTTGacaaaacaacttcatttgGTTTCCTGTTGCTGAGAATGTTACGTGAGTGGATCTATGCTGGAATCCTGAAAACGTTTAGAAAATAAGCAATGGCCCTTTAATGTTGTCATATGCTGCAATtcataaagattttttttgcattcatcTTTTCTGTGAATATAGAAAAATAGATATTTTCCCTCCTGATTTTCTTGCAATCTtccaaacttcttcttcttcttcttcttcttcttcttcttcttcttcttcttcttcctccacgtTTTGGCCTCCTCTCAGGGCCCTGGATGCGAGTGCACAGCTCTGACAGTGTGGTGTATGCTGTTATCAACAGGGGTAGCTACCTCTCCATcactggttgtgtgtgtttatgtgcacgGCATGTCTCGgtcctgcagctgtttgaggCATGAGCCAGAATGTGCACGGCCCCTCGACCGGCATGTCCTCAGCCCTCGTTGTCCGGCATGACCATCGCCTTGCATGCAGACAGCCGAACTAAATTTCAAGTCCCATCTTAtcaacttcctgttttcctttgcATCATATCTTGGGTTCTTTTGTCTGTTACCATCACCATTAATCTGTAAACAGCTTATTTGCAGCCTTGACTGTTGCGAGAAGATTACTTCCCACTCAAGAAGATCATCAGCATCAAGAAACCATTGACATCATCGGCCATCCAAACTCATTTAACGTGTATCCACTCATACCATTTAACCCCCCTCCCCTTTGTGacctttgtgtgtttcagtttcttcagtGACAGCATCgagtttctgatttttgtttttgtttttctcagatgACGGGGAGGCGGTCAGCAGCTCATACGAGTCCTACGATGAGGAGGAGCCGGTGACCAGAGGGAAGTCGCCGTCGGCGCAGCACCAGTGGCCATCAGCCGAGGCGTCCATCGAGCTGATGAAGGACGCCCGCATCTGCGCCTTCCTGTGGAGGAAGAAGTGGCTGGGCCAGTGGGCCAAGCAGCTGTGTGTCATCAAAGAACACCGCCTGCTGGTGGGTAACAAGACTGTGTTAAATTCTGAGTTAAAGTTCGGTACGCAGCAATCACTGTCACGAGCACAGAGGGTTTTATGAAGGGAAGGATTTGTTTGTAATTATAACAGTTTTATGTAACTCAATGtggaaaaatgtttaaacaaacaaaatcctcaaaatacatttcaaagtCCACGTCCAGCTGGCACAAGCTCTCCTTGTTTTGCAACTTATTTTTAGGAgtggaaaatgaaaatccaTTAAATCAACCTGTAAATACATGTAGTAGTAGCGCGGTCTATTATGGTATTCTACTCATATGGCCTGAGAAAGAAACTCGCCCGTGCCATGGCAAAATGCACAATCCTACTCCTGTGACTGGGAAACTTAAGAGACTATTGAAACATTTAAGAAACTCTCATAGATTTGCAGTAAGGCTAGTTTTAGCCTACTTTGTATTGACAGTGAAGAAAGTGACTACATTTATGTGACAGGAAGCTGTTATCATTACAAATCTCTGATAAACAAGCTGTAGGCTAAGCTAGCTGCCCAGCACAGAATGGCAGACAATGTTCGCGTCTTGTTGTTGGGGACCAAAACGGGGttaacagaagaagagacaaatGCAAACCTGAATGATCGCTAATGCTGCTTTGCATCCGTTCACTAATATATTCGCCATATCACCTTTATCAGATGGTGGGTTTACAGTTTGTTGCACTGCCCCCAAGTGGTCAAAAATTCAGTTAATGAACATTGAAGTACAGAGCTAGAGTgctaaatgcaaaaatatttgtatattttttgtttgtttttttcaaaaacttaatcGTTATGCTAGCTGGGCTAATGACCTCCTGATGTTAGCGCCATAAATAACGCACGTATGTCACATTGTCTGGCTCTCAGAAATAAAAGCGAACAAGCCTCTTTACCGTTATTTCCAACTGTTCTCTTAACTTAATGTGATTTTCTTACATTGACATTGTGACATGTCAAACATCTGTTatgaaaaattattttcttgactGACGACACGACTTCCAAAAGTACCAGTACGAcctattttaaatgtattacatcTGTTTGCATATGACTGGCTGGGTTCACTTCCTCATCCTCAAAAGCCTTTCAATAATTGACCATCTGGCCTCAGGTGTGGTCCAATATTAGTCACGACTCGTGTTATATCAGAAAGAGTAAATATTTATATGCTGTGTTACAAAAACGTGTAATAATCCACAAGACAACAAAACTGTCCCGGTCAGCGACATGACAGATGGACCCGCATGGATTTGTGAATAAATACAAGAGACTGGAAACCTTTTTCTAAcactgctttgctttgtttgttatTGATACTTATTAAACAGCATACAATTTACCGCAAATACACCAAACTGTTATCTCCATCTCCTTCAGTGCTACAAGAGCTCCAAGGAGCAGACGCCTCTGCTGGATGTGAGTCTGCTGGGCTGCAGCGTGGTCTACAAGGagaagcagctgaagaggaaagagcaCAAACTGAAGATCATACCTGTGGGAGGAGAGGCCATCGTGCTGGCACTGCAGAGCAAGGAGCAGACAGAGCAGTGGCTGAAGGTAAGCCAGTCCAACAAGTGACACGTGGAGGAAGGTTTATTTCTCAACTTTGCTCAAGTTTCAGAAGAATTGTGCGGTTTCGGTGTTGCCACAAATCAACCTCTTCTCCGTTCAACAGGTGATTCAGGAGATCAGTCCCAAACCAGCCGAAAACTGTGACTCCCAGCACTCCGTGTCCGACTCGCCGAGGCTCATTTGTACAAAGGTGGACTTACTTTGAGCGTTCATGCTTTAGAGTACCTGTCAACTTTGCAGTTGGTCCGAGGAGTTTGTCAGCGCGCATGCGAAATGACCCAAATGCTGATGTTTGCTTCCAGGGAGAGCTGAGCGAAAGACACTCGGTGGCGTCAGAGAGTGGCAGCAGCACCGACAGCCACGCCGAGACTCCCGAAAACAAAGATGGTGAGTCGTTACTCCTGTCCAAAGACATGGGTTTAggcacatgctgctgctgcgagcATCATTTAAGCATTCTCCTGCTCCTTATGTTCACAGTGAAGAAAAAGTATGGCGCAGGGTTGAAGTTCAGCAACCTCATGAACATCGGCAAGAAGAAACCGTCCTCGTTAGAGAGCCCAGAGAAATGTGTGGACACCTCAGGTAAGCAGAGTTCTCCTGAGTGTGTCATCTCAGGTGAACTTCTCAGCCTTGGACACAGTCTGTGTTCTGTTCTTTGGCTCCTGTCGATGATATTCCTACAGGAAGAGATTTCTGCTGAAGGTCTCCATGTGTGGTTATTTCATGTCAGCCTTAATGGTCTTTATTGAGTATTCATAATTGGGTGGAACTAAAGGTTTGGCCTGTTTTTCACACATTGCATTTTTGTGTGCCAAGACCGACAAAATTGGTCATGGATCCAcctgtcatattttttttcttctctaacTTCATGCTGATGTGTCTTTTTACAAAATGatggctgaaataaaatgcaggGAGTACTCAACCAATTGCTGTAAGCCCCGCCCCCAAAGTGCCCCCAAACAGGGACTTTCTTGGGTGTAAAATAAAGTCTCTGGAATTTAATTTGAAACCAAATGAACCCTGCTCCTCCAAAGTTCCTCCAGAGTTCCTCCAAAGTTCCCTAGTCCATGAGGTAAGTTTgtgcagtggaaacacagctAAAGGTAGCCGCTGGTGAGGTCTACTGGCCTTAAACTTGTCTTCTGCTTTCACAAGACAACACAGTATGAGATGCTCAGAGAAAACAGGTACCTCGCGGTGACGTTACCTTTCCTTTCCCTCTGCCAGGCTACCTCAACGTGTTGGTGAACAGCCAATGGCGGACCTGCTGGTGTCTAATCAAGAACGGGCAGCTGTGGTTTTACCAGGACAAGGGCAAGAACAAAGTGAGCCAGCCAGCTGTGACGCTGGGGGGCTGCAGCGTGTTGCCCGACCCCAGCCCCGAGCACCTGTACTCCTTCAGGATCGACATGGACGGCACACAGCTGGCCACCTTAGAGGTAGACAACCCGCCGTCTCTGCAGTTTTTAATGTAGGCTAGTAGTCACTTCCATCATTGCTACGACTGTAAAAGCTGGATACAATTACAGTTGTTTGGTAGTGCAAATATTtccccagctgctgctgaatgaatgGTTTGACACTCTGTAACCAAAGTGAAGGCTGTCAGCTGTGATCTGGTGGGTTACAAGCATGACAAAAGTGTATGCCAAAGGAGTTGTGGGGACCGTGATATCTGCTGTTGTTTGCCTCACATGAGAGCTTACTTCAGCATGACCCTGTGGGAGAAAACACCAGAAATCTAACGCGCCTGGAACGGCAAGAGCAAACATCAGCATCGCtctgaaaagagaaatggaacACAGCCACTTATAGGAACCCTGAACACTGACATGACCTCATGGAAATCACTTTCTGCTGACAGCAAACTTGGCATGTGTCATATACGTGTGCACCGAAGGGTggtctgcatgtttgtgtgcgtgtgtgtgcgtgtgtgtgcgtgtgtgtgtgtagggtgtGGGTGTACTGGGATTTCAGGGACCGATGCTACGCCCTTTTTCATTAGCCTTTCAGTACCACCCTGCTACAGTGGATATTTGGTCATAGGCAATGGAATTCCATGTTTAGTCTTGAGGGCTCAGTCTGACACATTTatgccgcccccccccccccgttatGAGATTCTCTAATTTCACGAAGTAGGTCCATGGAAACAGACAACCTATTTGCATTCTGTGAAATATGTGTCAAGGGTTTGTTTTCGATTTGACCTCTGCCTCAGAGCTTTGATGGAGGCAGAGTGGAAACAGTTGGCTTTATATTAATAAGGcaggttttgttgtttgctgaTCTAATGGGAAAGAAAATGCCAACTGGACTTTGGTTTGGAACCATCTAGAGGTAACAGAGTCCATGCTCATTCACTTCGGTGTTACCTCAGTTTCTatccctctccttcttcacctTTGTGCCTCCTCGGTCATTTTCCTTTGTAGCGTAGTATCATCACAGTTATTCAGGTTGCCCCACCGTTACATGGGGATGACTACGTACAGCTCCAGGGAAAAAGAAATCCTCCCCGAGACTCAATAGCAGATGCCGATCTTTTGTTGTGTAAATCGAGCCTGTCAGGGAACAACCCAACCTGGATCTCAGACAAAGTAGCTCAGTGGAATCGAGGCAATCCACATCCAAAATACTGGacaatcagtatttacttcataATTCTAAGTCCAAAAAAGTTGGAAAGTTGTCTATTTCCACGTAACTGTCGCAAAACATTACATTCTCACCCCTGCCAGAGGTTATGTCTCGCTGTTTCTCAGAtagacatttcacctctcaagAGGTCGCTCATATTGAAATGCTGCTGGGAATAAATGCCGTAACAATCATCTAATTGATACAAAGTGACAGTTGGCATGCCATAAGAACCGCAGTGGAGTTTTAATCGCATGATGTCGCAAGTGCATGGTATGTACCCAATGCACTTTGTTccactccttcctctctctctctctctctctctctctcaggctaAGACGTCCGCAGACATGGGCCACTGGCTCGGCCTCTTGCTGTCACAGACGGGGAACAAGACGGACCCCGAGGAGCTGACGTACGACTACGTCAATGCAGAGAGGATCACCAGCATCGTCGCTGCTGCCAAGACGTCCTATTAGTGAGATACTAGTCACCTTTTCAGCAGGCACCGGTCCCACTGCTGTGTGTCGGCACGTTATTTAAACcaggtttctgtgtgtgtttttttgtgtgtctctctagCTTGATGCAGAGGAGGTATTCAGAGCCAAACACTTACATAGACACACCACCCGCCATTTCTAACAACTCGGAAGAACTGTATGATGATGTGGCGTCCATAGCTGACCCAGAGGTATGTCTtcgctttttgtttttatctcagGAATCCCACtgagagaaatgtgtttaatattttgctctgtggagttaaaaaaaacatgcagaagcAGAATTTACCAAATTAAAAAGCAGACAATATGATTTTATTAATATATCAATGAAGGATTCATCAGTGGTTTATCTATCGATTGTTTTCTTTGAGTCTGGCCACCAGATACTTctagaaaacaaagaaaatcataaaatattcacaattaaGACTAGATATGGTTTTTGAAAGGTTCTTGTTAAAAGCAAATTTTAATAGGTAGCACAGATTTATTAACCTTAATAAGGCTCTCTCTTTAGATCCTGTAACTGCAAAAGCATAAAGTATGCATTCATctaaatgaatcaataaaggtttttacaataaaataatagcacatttatttaagttGCCAATAAATGTGCAAGTAATTCTGTAAAACAACAACTCATTAGGCTGTTAATGTTCTGAAGTAGTCCataaactgtttacatttttataaattacTTATAAACTAAtactaaatgtgttttttacgctattattaacacttattaaaggggcaacatgtaatttttatgtaaaaaaaaaaaaaaagccaaaattatcaacagaatgtgaagaaaaataatagtTTTAACAGATGTAGAAGATATAAActgaagtaagcatgctaaccaactagctTTGGGAACAAATACCTCTTTTTCCCAGGCAGTGGTCCAAAGGACCTGTGCTAAAGGTTAGCTGACGTGCTAACAGTAGCCACAGTCAGAAAAAGTGCTATTTTAATTATCTCTGTCAACATCCACGATATAGTATCCGTTTTGAATTGTGGTGAAACATGTACTGTTTTcgatttcattttcattcttacACATACTTTCACCCCCGGCCACTTTCCAGCCGAATAACTTCCTCCTTTGGTGTAATGCAGGATGTTGAGGAGGGTGGCCTGCCAGACGGAGAGGACATCAATCTGCAGGAACATAGTGAGACATGCACACAAGGAACCAAGGACTTGGCGGCAAAAGAAGGCGACACTGATGACAGGATTTACTTGGACCTCATCCCTGTGCGCTCCTTCCTCCACACGTCCTGTGGGCCTAAAACGCCCCCTGCCAAAGAAACTTCTGGACATTCCCCGGTcccagcagaggagcagaaggatGCCTCATCTCAAGTGAAAGAGGTGGATAATAGTGACGTATGCAAGTTTCCTGCATTATGTTTAGACGCAGTAATTTGAGCTCTAATTCCCTGCTTAATGCACTGATTCCAGGTCACTCCTACTAACCGCACTGAGCCGGACTCACCACCTGCGACAAATGGAACAAGTTCAACCTCCGCGACCAGCAAACCAGAGCAAGAGCATCCAGCGACTCCCACTCCACCACAGCCACCAACTCAACAGGTCAAGGCCTCAGCCCAAAGCCAGGAGACCCCCAAGAAGAACAGTCTGGAAATCCCGCAGGTCTTCAACTCCCCAGGGGGCCAAATCCATAAAGGCCCGACagtgcaggctgctgctgggctCCCTCACAGTCCTAAGCCTGCACGGCCCAAAGCACATACCATAGGTGAGGACTGGAGAGTTGGGTTCACTCCTTGGACCACCgccacacacacttcttttttcAATATATGAAGCAGAAAAAGCAGATTAAAAAGCACTTCAGTTCCAGTGTGACCTTACGGCACCATGGCGCCCTCTGGTGAAAGGCTGCATCCACTGCAGTCAAAGGCACAGCTGCACAGTGGAGTGcacatttctctgtctttggGTAAATGTCACGATAAATATCAGATATT encodes the following:
- the afap1l2 gene encoding actin filament-associated protein 1-like 2 isoform X2, with the translated sequence MEKHKVLDQLLMELHRFLLILDKETLSGNATVQKGLLSDLLQSYRASNGADEEYIYMNKVVVGGKDKDAKDDRADTLVNGKAGKYIPVPQKSLPDLPPPRAGVVGREPFPLPSTPAHACIDPSESYYEEAQPYGEAFNDDGEAVSSSYESYDEEEPVTRGKSPSAQHQWPSAEASIELMKDARICAFLWRKKWLGQWAKQLCVIKEHRLLCYKSSKEQTPLLDVSLLGCSVVYKEKQLKRKEHKLKIIPVGGEAIVLALQSKEQTEQWLKVIQEISPKPAENCDSQHSVSDSPRLICTKGELSERHSVASESGSSTDSHAETPENKDVKKKYGAGLKFSNLMNIGKKKPSSLESPEKCVDTSGYLNVLVNSQWRTCWCLIKNGQLWFYQDKGKNKVSQPAVTLGGCSVLPDPSPEHLYSFRIDMDGTQLATLEAKTSADMGHWLGLLLSQTGNKTDPEELTYDYVNAERITSIVAAAKTSYYLMQRRYSEPNTYIDTPPAISNNSEELYDDVASIADPEDVEEGGLPDGEDINLQEHSETCTQGTKDLAAKEGDTDDRIYLDLIPVRSFLHTSCGPKTPPAKETSGHSPVPAEEQKDASSQVKEVTPTNRTEPDSPPATNGTSSTSATSKPEQEHPATPTPPQPPTQQVKASAQSQETPKKNSLEIPQVFNSPGGQIHKGPTVQAAAGLPHSPKPARPKAHTIGSPGAVEGKLGKNRTEADMRRYIDERDRLEKEREEVRSTLANLKKERRECKEELSTCQDPKQQASLEARLKQKEEACREAERRRVEVELRLVEVKESLKKVESGPFTLGTTLDSSLQDTPATKSAAIPAPQAPSSSSTVSSSVSVSSSSSSSSSVQPSNSNVSADSASPVNSASALKNRPPSLMAPKGNVMQKAKEWEKKSTT
- the afap1l2 gene encoding actin filament-associated protein 1-like 2 isoform X1 gives rise to the protein MEKHKVLDQLLMELHRFLLILDKETLSGNATVQKGLLSDLLQSYRASNGADEEYIYMNKVVVGGKDKDAKDDRADTLVNGKAGKYIPVPQKSLPDLPPPRAGVVGREPFPLPSTPAHACIDPSESYYEEAQPYGEAFNGPWMRVHSSDSVVYAVINRDDGEAVSSSYESYDEEEPVTRGKSPSAQHQWPSAEASIELMKDARICAFLWRKKWLGQWAKQLCVIKEHRLLCYKSSKEQTPLLDVSLLGCSVVYKEKQLKRKEHKLKIIPVGGEAIVLALQSKEQTEQWLKVIQEISPKPAENCDSQHSVSDSPRLICTKGELSERHSVASESGSSTDSHAETPENKDVKKKYGAGLKFSNLMNIGKKKPSSLESPEKCVDTSGYLNVLVNSQWRTCWCLIKNGQLWFYQDKGKNKVSQPAVTLGGCSVLPDPSPEHLYSFRIDMDGTQLATLEAKTSADMGHWLGLLLSQTGNKTDPEELTYDYVNAERITSIVAAAKTSYYLMQRRYSEPNTYIDTPPAISNNSEELYDDVASIADPEDVEEGGLPDGEDINLQEHSETCTQGTKDLAAKEGDTDDRIYLDLIPVRSFLHTSCGPKTPPAKETSGHSPVPAEEQKDASSQVKEVTPTNRTEPDSPPATNGTSSTSATSKPEQEHPATPTPPQPPTQQVKASAQSQETPKKNSLEIPQVFNSPGGQIHKGPTVQAAAGLPHSPKPARPKAHTIGSPGAVEGKLGKNRTEADMRRYIDERDRLEKEREEVRSTLANLKKERRECKEELSTCQDPKQQASLEARLKQKEEACREAERRRVEVELRLVEVKESLKKVESGPFTLGTTLDSSLQDTPATKSAAIPAPQAPSSSSTVSSSVSVSSSSSSSSSVQPSNSNVSADSASPVNSASALKNRPPSLMAPKGNVMQKAKEWEKKSTT